Genomic segment of Benincasa hispida cultivar B227 chromosome 1, ASM972705v1, whole genome shotgun sequence:
GATGCCCATAAAACCGCTGGGCTAAGTACGTTCTCTAGTaactttaataatatttttccaatcttttttttaaactcGATGCCTCGTCTATATCGTCGGGATATGCACTATCTCCCGACACTGCAATCTTAGCGTTGGGAGAGGCCAACAAATTCTTTTCTAATGTGTTTTATATCGACGGTCCAAGAGAATGGCATCGTGAGAGCCAATTTTTCTCGAAGTTATTAAAATTTTCGTTGGAAAATTATCTTTTTCCCAATACCAAAAAAAGCCTCAGGAAAAATCAGCTCTCACCACGCTTTTTTTGGCGTTGGAAAAAGTTTCATCgagaaaaaatcaaaattcttatagtgatttttgaaaaattataaaaacaaaaagattaaCAATGTGAAttaatgaagaaatattttacGCTTTTTTAACAAGTTAACATGTTTACtacttaattatatttatttaaattagtgatattttgttgtttattttttatatctcATGAATTTTTGACAATAGAACGAAAATGTCGATTCACCTTTATTGTCGATGTCAAATTCAGTAAAATGTGGAAATATAGATAGAAATATCGATTTGTtagcataaatttaatatcataaaatacaaaagaattagattaaatgttttaagaaaataattttaaaatagggCACTCGTAAGAATAGCAAAAAAACATtcttaaatttacaaatttagccatggtttttaaaaatttgtgaaTCTAGTAAAAGACATAAACCGAGATTTTTGCTTTTATTATTCCACATTTATCTTTATTGGTGTATCTGCATGTATATCAATAATTTAtctgatatatttatatttgatagattagacatttaatatactttatatttggtatattaGTATTCATAAACTATATTTACTATTCATAAACGTATATACTAAATTTACTATTCATAAACTATATTTATCAGTCAAAAAGTGTCTGTtaatttactattatttatgGACTTATTTTCAATCATTTATTGGTTTGTCATAGAATATTGTTTTTCTAGTAAATTATAACCAACTTATAATATTTCAATACGTTATGTTAGtaatcattttgaatgaatgtTGATAAACTATCGATAAACCAATGTTAGcttgaaattgattttgaatacaTGTTAATATATAGTTGATATAATTggacaattttatttttaagaagtactgatatattaatgatatatcaaggttttatatttgaaatgaattttaaattaatgttgATATAATACTAATACATCAATGTtatacttaaattttatttagaaaaaatgttGATATATTACTGATACGCTAATGATGTACTTGAAAGTAGTTTTTTATGAgtattgatacaatattaataaactaatttatactttaaatgAGTTTTGCATAAATGTCTAACTATAACTATGAATGcactaataatatatatacttttttctctctatatatatattgaaaatgaattttgaatgagtattattgatatattattgatatagcAATTCAATACTTCAAATAGTTTTAGATCATGAgtgatatattattgatacacTAGAAATGtacataaaattgatttttaatgattactgatatactattgatacattcatgttacaattttaaataaaatatggaatgttgataaattaatttaagtatcattttaaataatatacttcatatttgttatataaaaaatattattaatttgtttttttttctttctaaatcaGGTATATCAAtacattaatatataaaatataaaatatttgttatataattgatataccaaattaaatataacttatataatattgaaatcatataaagaaaattgaaaatataacaagttaactaatataatttatatttggtatatcacTTGACAAAATTAATGCATTTAATATATACCATCAATATCAACTATATCTAGacgaaaaaaattaaaaataatacatATCATAATCAAACAAACAACATCAGTCATAACACAATTAAAGTCATGATATATCAGTTGTATAAATGATATTCTTTAaataaagtatataaattgattgatataccaaatataatatatatcagtTGACTGctataccaaaatataaattatatccgATATGGCTATTGATATACAAATGGGGTAAAatcgtaaaaataaaaaacatcggaaactagatttaatttttttgctatatttgccaTTTTCAACCCTcgctatatttgcaaatatctttatatttttttgctACCTattacaaattttccaacattttgGTTTGAaattatttggaaaaatatgacggctcttttgttctttttacgtattattttagtttttttactttacacaaaaaaatgtcaaactagaCATAACACAATTGACTTGTATCATTGACTCGTTTCTCCACTTTCCACCAAGTAAAATGACATTCGCTGATATAGTTGCTCAACCTTTTTCCACATcaaatgaatttaaaatcacttttgttttttttttccctttttatgaaatattattttgctctccaaatttggaggattGTTCAAGGTAGAGGTGGAGAAAATTGGGCTTGTTTAAAACTGGCAAAAACAGACTGGGCCTACTTTTGGCCCATTAGCAACATCGGTTGGGCCCAAATTCAAGTAAGCAGTAACACCAAGACATCTGTACCACTCTCCAACTCTAAGACACGTGTCTAAAAACTTTTCTGAAGCCACCACGTGTCCATTAAAATCCCAAATTTCCATAAACCCTCcctctataaataaaaattcCTCGAAACCCCTAAAATTCCCAAATTACCTATTTTGACCTAATCCATTCCCTTTCACAGTCGGCGCATCTTCCTCTTCTCCATTAAACTCCGTCGTGTTCCGGTGACTAATACCGGCGAATGGCTGTTGGAATCGGCGTTCCGATCTGCATCGAATGTGGGACCCACAGCAATCcgtgtctgtctcttatacacatctagatgtgtataagagacagaccctgGGGTTCTTGGCCTTCGCTGTGGCGGCGGTGGTGGAGTGGCCGGTCGGAGTTCTGGTTTACTGTTTCCGCCACCACAAGGGCCGCCGTATCATGGGGCATCCGGCCACCGTCGTTTACCCGTCGGTGTCTAATGCGGTTCCTATTTGAGAGACGCATTTAATGCGGTTCCTTAACatgctttttttatttttatttcattttctttttctgtttaAGTTGAATGTATACTAATAATAGTGGATGACATGTAAGAGTAAAAATAATAGTCTAAATATACCCTATGGATagcccaaaataataataataataatttaataaataaatctagTTGAATTCAGTTATTattgcaaattttttttttggccaattagtataaatataattaaatttatgagGTAGATCCATGACTCAACGTCTTGTCATAACACAAGAATGAATGTGTTTGAAcctcaaaatatattttcattttctatttaatatttatttctactgtttacaaaattttagtCCTTTTCTAATTAACAAAGAATATTAATATCCAATTATagcaatatttttttacatgcAAACATAACAAACAAATACAACCACCAGGGGGCTCTAATCAAGACGGTAAAAACATTATATGGACGAGATATCCATGGGCGGGGACGGGGTAGGTTTTCCCATCTCCATTTCGGCTCTCAATCATTCTCCGTCTCCCCTAAATTTCCATTGAGGAATTTACGGAGATTGGTTATCGTTGAAGAAATTtcttcgttttttattttaatatatttatttttaatatttttttttattttcaatctaaataaaattatatgcattaaatgagttatttttaatatatttttttattaaaaaaaatattataaaatttttggaaaagttaataaaattatatatataaaaatataatttattcttacatagttttttatttaaacaaaagCTATTTGTAGAAAatcttaaatatttaaaatatttaaaaatatttaaaatacaaaaaaattgaaataaaaattagaaaataacttattttttatattgtatagtGTGTAtagaaacaataataaaaattatttaattattataataattataaaagtaataataattattattaactGTAAAAGATATgggttaataataataatagtagtaatgataataacatgcttatttattgtaaatttaaGGAGCACaacaaaaaaatgttaatattaataaaatataatcttaaaataaatataatataataaatattagaataaattaaacataatatataaatatatgaaataaaaaaaaacaaaattaaataaagaggTGGATCacataaacattaataatgtgTAATATTGAGATACATGGACAACACTTTGGAAAATGAGagcatgacacatggtcaatggacactatacatgaatatttaatggacatttattatcataatatttataatactccctctTAGATACTCATTATACATATGAAatatgtgttgggattggtgtcctaattctcccgaagtctcgtaaTTTATAAAtggtacacattgttatgaataaaataagagttattttatttagcatttattcacttatattcaataaacaaagctccatggttattatatgtaaacttaagcatgtatatgagatatataagtggattatgtcttaagtgataacctaaaaaggtctgtagtataagaggattaaggagggatacctgatcctggtaacactacgaatacgacccgctttgtagaggcttacaagtattgtgaactactacagatggtagatcctgaccattcatatggagactagtctctttatataacgctgttgatacttgaaacttatatctcacctaaacgactaagggtgacatgaccttaatcttgagtgttttgggaactcttgcctttgagggcggtcctttgattaatatgggcgagagtggccagattgccaactcaacatgcctatctttttggggatttgtctgatttggaagctagaaactcaattacacaagatgaaattcactccttccccaaagcaggggtaagtagatagattgctctcttaagggctgattctaggtcttgaacatagtggtcacaacttctctttagtaGAGAGGATTCAATCATAGtcctcatagtaggactatgacttatgttcattagagggattagtggtacttaagaagttagatgtaattacaggagcataacggttattggcctagttgtacttgcgaacgatctgtgaagggttatcgtactgttgattggttgatatggacacaaaatatatctgtagtaaggaaagTGTGGCTGTTAGTCTTTACtagagtgcctagcagttaacagatggtggatcccgtgactaaagagtttaggttattcacgtaccgttagagcttcaagctacaggttcataaggtccccttggtaactcattggattcaagttgagagtcagttcttggtgttgatttaaaatgttcaaattgataagaggaaattcgattatatatgatatgatcggtgtgatgtatgagatacatcaagtgggggattaatgtaaatgtgatttataataaGTACCATAAagtagaaaaagagctatggtttatatgttttatgagatgaaatattaaaactataagttataaatataatatggtaagtttgttatcatatatatttataataatattaattaatggataattatctctttttctctaataaccaattaagtgggaggttattggtaatTTTAttgtaaccgtgagataaaaaggaaaaatgtttttctaaataaagaggagtttctattctcggaaagaaactcatggtttgctgtCAAGTGGaattgtttcactaaacgatagctgaaagagagactaaacaatcgtggagtgacactatacgatagttcactcagctggttgtagctaaacgatcacagctttttctatacgattgagcattcatctataTAATAGAcacttcttatctcccacttgctcaatcgtctacacgattgttattcctctgGTATCTTCCTCTATCCAattccacacagagcccacacttctggattctcacaccgagaataccaaggtaaccattatggtggtgtcctcactgaACTTGATTgtgttcgaggttttggaggccattcgttgggttcgtgatcttggagatcgttgaTTTCGTGTTTgttgttgatcgtgttgtgttgcggtcgttgtgTTTGAGTGTTCGTGTGTTActgtcttggagactgaacgagcgttcatgatcgagggagtttgaagcatgagttttcaaaggtatgtatactttatcccttgatctcttttgaaagcatgctgtaatttcgtattgtgcatgacctatgAGTTTTCGTTTCTTTTACTGTAATTatgtatgttcaatttcgaatggaatttgaaatgatCATTCTGTCgcttatggaaatcctcatgtctgctTTTCTTCAATATGACttgttaaaaccttattaggaaaaaatCCTAGTAAAGGGGcaaaaaaagagtacatatttcatatattttatacttttaaaaaatatatctactcCTCCTCATAGAAATATCACTTGAAATCTCTGAGCTGCTGCATTTCAATGATGTGCACCAGTTTTTCAAAGATTGTGTTAGGtaatgtctttgtaaataagtttgtca
This window contains:
- the LOC120077252 gene encoding uncharacterized protein LOC120077252 encodes the protein MWDPQQSVSVSYTHLDVYKRQTLGFLAFAVAAVVEWPVGVLVYCFRHHKGRRIMGHPATVVYPSVSNAVPI